The following are from one region of the Achromobacter xylosoxidans genome:
- a CDS encoding TRAP transporter permease: MEIDHEKTQQLAEKYDSEIRFRPLDKTATWIVSGLLVTLSLFHYYTAGFGLLREATHRGVHLAFVLSLIFLVFGFSKSHYQRQPKSTWYSPGGIPLYDWIIAIALALSVLYIPYIFEDLAFRVGNPMPMDVLMGSILLIGLLEATRRAMGWPLPIIAIVFMAYAMFGPYFPGLLKHAGNTWSQVVNHMYLTSQGVYGVAVGVVATYVFHFVLFGVLATRIGLGQLFLDVASTVAGRYAGGPAKVSVFGSAMFGMLSGSSVANAVTVGSLTIPAMIRIGYPRHFAAGVEAASSTGGQITPPIMGAAAFLMIEFLGIPYQQIAIAGIFPAFLYFFGMFMQVHFEAKREGLRGLTEEEMPKLKQSFKMRWPTLIPLVLLIGVLASGRTPYLAAFAGITGCIVVGLLNPFQRLRLRDLYEAFETGAKYALAVGAAAGTVGIVIGVVTLTGVGFKISYIVISASQALAGGAAMIIPDALANMQTLTLIAALIMTGIVCILMGCGVPTTANYLIMVAVAAPTLVQLGVQPIAAHFFVFYFGILADITPPVALAAYAAAGMAGSDPFKTGNTAFRLGITKLIVPFVFVFSPSLLISVQGFTWYDFFVTLFGCMVGLVLLSAAFSRFMLVGMKSWERWLCTIGALLTILPGLTSGLIGLAICIPVFMRQLAQLKLESAPKAA, encoded by the coding sequence ATGGAAATTGACCACGAGAAAACCCAGCAGCTGGCGGAAAAGTACGACTCGGAAATCCGCTTCCGGCCGCTGGACAAGACGGCCACCTGGATCGTGTCGGGCCTGCTCGTCACCTTGTCCCTCTTTCACTACTACACGGCCGGCTTCGGCCTGTTGCGCGAAGCCACGCACCGCGGCGTACATCTGGCCTTTGTACTGAGCCTGATCTTCCTGGTGTTCGGCTTTTCCAAGTCGCACTACCAGCGCCAGCCCAAGTCCACCTGGTACTCGCCCGGCGGCATTCCGCTGTACGACTGGATCATCGCCATCGCGCTGGCGCTGTCGGTGCTGTACATCCCCTACATCTTCGAGGACCTGGCGTTCCGCGTGGGCAATCCCATGCCGATGGACGTGCTGATGGGGTCCATCCTGCTGATCGGCCTGTTGGAAGCCACGCGCCGCGCCATGGGCTGGCCGCTGCCCATCATCGCCATCGTGTTCATGGCGTATGCCATGTTCGGGCCGTATTTCCCGGGCCTGCTCAAGCATGCCGGCAACACGTGGTCGCAGGTCGTCAACCACATGTACCTGACCAGCCAGGGCGTGTACGGGGTGGCGGTCGGCGTGGTCGCGACCTACGTCTTCCACTTCGTGCTGTTCGGCGTGCTGGCCACCCGCATCGGCCTGGGCCAGCTGTTCCTGGACGTGGCCTCGACGGTCGCCGGACGCTATGCCGGCGGGCCGGCCAAGGTGTCGGTGTTCGGTTCGGCCATGTTCGGCATGCTGTCGGGGTCGTCGGTGGCCAACGCGGTCACGGTCGGCTCGCTGACCATTCCGGCGATGATCCGCATCGGCTATCCGCGGCACTTCGCCGCGGGCGTGGAAGCGGCCAGCAGCACGGGCGGGCAGATCACGCCGCCCATCATGGGCGCGGCCGCCTTCCTGATGATCGAATTCCTGGGCATTCCGTACCAGCAGATCGCCATCGCGGGCATCTTCCCGGCCTTCCTGTACTTCTTCGGCATGTTCATGCAGGTGCACTTCGAGGCCAAGCGCGAAGGGCTGCGCGGCCTGACCGAAGAAGAAATGCCCAAGCTCAAGCAGTCGTTCAAGATGCGCTGGCCGACGCTGATCCCGCTGGTCCTGCTGATCGGCGTGCTGGCCAGCGGCCGCACGCCCTACCTGGCGGCGTTCGCCGGCATTACGGGCTGCATCGTGGTGGGCCTGCTGAATCCGTTCCAGCGGCTGCGCCTGCGCGACCTGTATGAAGCCTTCGAGACCGGCGCCAAGTACGCGCTGGCAGTGGGCGCGGCCGCGGGCACCGTGGGCATCGTGATCGGGGTGGTGACGCTGACCGGCGTGGGCTTCAAGATCTCGTACATCGTGATCTCGGCCTCTCAGGCGCTCGCCGGCGGCGCGGCCATGATCATTCCGGACGCGCTGGCCAACATGCAGACGCTGACGCTGATCGCGGCGCTCATCATGACCGGCATCGTCTGCATCCTGATGGGCTGCGGCGTGCCCACCACGGCGAACTACCTGATCATGGTGGCGGTGGCCGCCCCGACGCTGGTGCAGCTGGGCGTGCAGCCGATCGCGGCGCACTTCTTCGTCTTCTATTTCGGCATCCTGGCGGACATTACGCCGCCCGTGGCGCTGGCGGCGTATGCGGCGGCCGGGATGGCGGGCAGCGATCCATTCAAGACCGGCAACACGGCCTTCAGGCTGGGCATCACCAAGCTGATCGTGCCGTTTGTCTTCGTGTTCTCGCCGTCCCTGCTGATTTCGGTGCAGGGTTTCACCTGGTACGACTTCTTCGTGACGCTGTTCGGCTGCATGGTCGGCCTGGTGCTGCTGTCGGCGGCGTTCTCGCGGTTCATGCTGGTGGGCATGAAGAGTTGGGAGCGCTGGCTGTGCACCATCGGCGCCTTGCTGACCATCCTGCCGGGCCTGACCAGCGGCCTGATCGGGCTGGCGATCTGCATCCCGGTATTCATGCGCCAGCTGGCGCAGCTGAAGCTGGAAAGCGCCCCCAAGGCCGCCTGA
- a CDS encoding TAXI family TRAP transporter solute-binding subunit — protein sequence MKLKTWITALTIAAAAVGAAGSAQAQQFFRIGTGGTAGTYYPVGGIIGNAVSQPGKLIATAVASNGSVANINGVMGGSFEAGFTQSDVAFWAYSGTGTFEGKPKAQDLRLIATLYPESIHLVTRKGSGIKGVADLKGKRVSMDEPGSGTLVDVRLILGAYGLTDKDIKAEYLKPNQAGDKLKDGGLDAFFFVGGAPAGAIAELASTGNIELVSLVGPEIDALRGKQEFFTPDVIAANTYQNLPEVKTISVNAQMVTSAKIPDQVVYDVTKALYSDATRKTLDAGHAKGKLITKENAVKGAGIPFHPGAEKFYKEVGLLK from the coding sequence ATGAAACTCAAGACCTGGATCACCGCCCTGACCATCGCGGCAGCCGCCGTCGGCGCCGCCGGTTCGGCGCAGGCCCAACAGTTCTTCCGCATCGGCACCGGCGGCACCGCCGGCACCTACTACCCCGTGGGCGGCATCATCGGCAACGCCGTGTCGCAACCGGGCAAGCTCATCGCCACCGCGGTGGCCTCCAACGGCTCGGTCGCCAACATCAACGGCGTCATGGGCGGCTCGTTCGAAGCGGGCTTCACGCAATCCGACGTGGCCTTCTGGGCCTATAGCGGCACCGGCACCTTCGAAGGCAAGCCCAAGGCCCAAGACCTGCGCCTGATCGCCACGCTGTACCCGGAAAGCATCCACCTGGTGACGCGCAAGGGCTCGGGCATCAAGGGCGTGGCCGACCTGAAGGGCAAGCGCGTGTCCATGGACGAGCCGGGCTCCGGCACGCTGGTGGATGTGCGCCTGATCCTGGGCGCCTACGGCCTGACCGACAAGGACATCAAGGCCGAATACCTCAAGCCCAACCAGGCTGGTGACAAGCTCAAGGACGGCGGCCTGGACGCGTTCTTCTTCGTGGGCGGCGCCCCCGCCGGCGCGATCGCCGAACTGGCCTCCACCGGCAATATCGAACTGGTGTCGCTGGTCGGCCCGGAAATCGACGCGCTGCGCGGCAAGCAGGAATTCTTCACGCCTGACGTGATCGCCGCCAACACGTACCAGAACTTGCCGGAAGTGAAGACCATTTCGGTCAACGCACAGATGGTCACCTCGGCCAAGATCCCCGACCAGGTGGTGTACGACGTGACCAAGGCGCTGTACAGCGACGCCACGCGCAAGACGCTGGATGCCGGCCACGCCAAGGGCAAGCTGATCACCAAGGAAAACGCCGTCAAGGGCGCGGGCATCCCGTTCCACCCGGGCGCGGAGAAGTTCTACAAGGAAGTCGGCCTGCTCAAGTAA
- a CDS encoding DSD1 family PLP-dependent enzyme, whose amino-acid sequence MSQEVIRGIALPPAAQPGDPLARVDTPSLALDLTAFEANLRAMQAWADRHEVALRPHAKAHKCPQIALRQVALGARGICCQKVSEALPFVAAGIRDIHISNEVVGAAKMTLLGQLARAAKISVCVDNAQNLAQLSAAMVQAGAEIDVLVEVDVGQGRCGVSDDATVLALAQQARALPGLNFAGLQAYHGSVQHYRTREERATVSRQAARIAASYAQLLRESGIACDTITGGGTGSVEFDAASGVYTELQAGSYAFMDGDYGANEWGGPLNFKNSLFLLSTVMSAPTPDRVVLDAGLKSASAECGPPAVYGESGLTCTAINDEHSVVRVEPGATAPALGSVLRLVPAHVDPTFNLHDGLVVFKDGVVQDIWEISARGFSR is encoded by the coding sequence ATGTCCCAGGAAGTCATACGCGGCATTGCGCTGCCCCCCGCCGCCCAACCGGGCGATCCCCTAGCCCGCGTCGACACGCCCAGCCTGGCGCTGGACCTGACCGCCTTCGAAGCCAACCTGCGCGCCATGCAGGCCTGGGCCGATCGCCACGAAGTGGCGTTGCGGCCGCATGCCAAGGCCCACAAGTGCCCGCAGATTGCATTGCGGCAGGTGGCATTGGGGGCGCGCGGCATCTGCTGCCAGAAGGTGAGCGAAGCCCTGCCCTTCGTGGCCGCCGGCATCCGCGACATCCACATCAGCAACGAAGTCGTCGGCGCGGCCAAGATGACGCTGTTGGGCCAGTTGGCGCGCGCCGCCAAGATCAGCGTCTGCGTGGACAACGCCCAGAACCTGGCGCAGTTGTCGGCCGCCATGGTGCAGGCTGGCGCCGAGATCGACGTGCTGGTGGAAGTGGACGTGGGCCAGGGCCGCTGCGGCGTGTCCGACGACGCCACCGTCCTGGCGCTGGCGCAGCAGGCGCGCGCGCTGCCCGGTTTGAACTTCGCGGGCCTGCAGGCCTATCACGGGTCGGTGCAGCACTACCGCACGCGCGAAGAACGCGCCACCGTCTCCCGGCAGGCCGCGCGCATCGCAGCTTCCTACGCGCAGCTACTGCGTGAAAGCGGCATCGCCTGCGACACCATCACCGGCGGCGGCACCGGCAGCGTGGAGTTCGACGCGGCCAGCGGCGTCTACACCGAATTGCAGGCCGGATCCTATGCCTTCATGGATGGCGACTACGGCGCCAACGAATGGGGCGGCCCGCTCAATTTCAAGAACAGCCTGTTCCTGTTATCCACCGTGATGAGCGCGCCCACGCCCGACCGCGTAGTGCTGGACGCCGGCCTCAAATCGGCCTCCGCCGAGTGCGGCCCGCCCGCGGTTTACGGCGAGTCCGGCCTGACCTGCACCGCCATCAACGACGAGCACAGCGTGGTGCGTGTGGAACCCGGCGCTACGGCGCCCGCGTTGGGCAGCGTGCTGCGCCTGGTGCCTGCGCACGTGGACCCGACCTTTAACCTGCACGACGGACTGGTCGTGTTCAAAGACGGCGTGGTGCAGGACATCTGGGAGATTTCGGCGCGCGGCTTCTCGCGCTGA
- a CDS encoding entericidin A/B family lipoprotein: protein MTHRIWLALLLAITAITAGCNTMEGAGKDIERGGEKIQQKAQ from the coding sequence ATGACGCATCGAATCTGGCTTGCGCTGCTGCTGGCAATCACCGCCATCACGGCCGGTTGCAACACGATGGAAGGCGCCGGCAAGGACATCGAACGTGGCGGGGAGAAGATCCAGCAGAAAGCCCAGTAA